One Bombus pascuorum chromosome 4, iyBomPasc1.1, whole genome shotgun sequence DNA segment encodes these proteins:
- the LOC132905813 gene encoding active regulator of SIRT1-like, which translates to MSNSLVRKGLELLGYEKSVKQEKKKRKRVKYKGSLDLIPPKHRICSKNDKTDLGTILGRSSKVTVYETQKKLAAKVDPTDENVQRLLLLSTNRIDPNTTNKLLSRALRKRYIPKEKKPKEPEATAFTEEDFKKFEKEYVDQ; encoded by the exons atgtcaaattcGCTTGTACGAAAAGGACTTGAATTGTTGGGTTACGAAAAAAGTGTAAAGCAAg aaaaaaagaaaagaaaacgcgtaAAATATAAAGGTTCGCTGGATCTGATCCCTCCAAAACACAGGATATGTTCtaaaaacgataaaacag atcTCGGAACAATCCTTGGTCGATCAAGCAAAGTAACTGTTTACGAAACTCAAAAAAAATTAGCTGCAAAAGTAGATCCTACAGATGAAAATGTACAGAGGCTTTTATTGCTTAGCACTAATCGTATTGATCCAAATACAACAAATAAG ttATTAAGCAGAGCTCTGAGAAAGAGATATATTCCAAAGGAAAAGAAACCTAAGGAACCTGAAGCCACTGCATTTACTGAAgaagattttaagaaatttgaaaaagaataCGTGGAtcagtaa